A part of Prolixibacteraceae bacterium genomic DNA contains:
- a CDS encoding pirin family protein has protein sequence MTRSIIHRANTRGLSNLSWMKSFHSFSFGQYFNPIRMQFGKLRVLNDERIMPNRGFSSTPLDNMEMVTIVMNGKLLHRDSLGNHQVLTAGSVQCLTSGKGIKHSEMNDGDEELRLIHLRFLPKEKGFDPKYSFCNYDLVTVRDELLALVTPDQTCSVAQDVYVYWGNMKKDKNIVYKTHDPNNGIYLISMEGMIQMVDHVAFASDAIGAWPDGDDVEIKMMSDAKFLLIEVPPKR, from the coding sequence ATGACTAGATCTATTATCCATCGTGCAAATACTAGAGGCCTCTCCAATCTAAGTTGGATGAAGAGCTTCCATTCTTTTAGTTTCGGACAATATTTTAACCCTATACGTATGCAATTTGGTAAATTGCGGGTGTTAAATGATGAGAGAATTATGCCTAACCGAGGCTTTTCATCGACTCCTTTAGATAATATGGAGATGGTTACTATTGTGATGAATGGTAAATTGCTTCACCGGGACTCTTTAGGCAACCATCAGGTTTTAACTGCTGGTTCTGTTCAATGTTTAACAAGTGGTAAAGGGATAAAGCATTCAGAAATGAATGATGGTGATGAAGAGTTAAGATTGATCCATTTGCGTTTCTTACCCAAGGAGAAAGGGTTCGATCCAAAATATAGTTTCTGTAATTATGATTTGGTTACAGTTCGAGATGAATTGCTCGCTCTAGTAACTCCAGATCAGACTTGTTCTGTTGCTCAGGATGTGTATGTTTATTGGGGCAATATGAAAAAAGATAAGAATATTGTATACAAAACACATGATCCTAACAATGGGATTTATTTGATCTCTATGGAAGGTATGATTCAGATGGTTGATCATGTTGCTTTTGCAAGTGATGCAATTGGTGCCTGGCCAGATGGAGATGACGTAGAGATAAAGATGATGTCTGATGCGAAGTTTTTATTAATAGAAGTGCCACCCAAAAGGTGA
- a CDS encoding arylsulfatase has protein sequence MRKNFQFFVFIVALCLTFSIDAFAQRSKKKNNLKGSKPNIIMIVSDDTGWGDFTSYGGGLGRGIKCPSMDRLDKEGMQFWDFYGQPSCTPGRAAMQTGRIPNRSGMTTVAFQGQGGGLPAAEWTIAEVLKSAGYQTFFSGKWHLGESDYALPNAQGYDIMKNVVLYHLNAYTYTMPSFHPGMTEEQIDFFKKVTTGILEGKANEPAKEVEKVTKENIGELDMVMMENVLPQIETYAKSKKPFFMSINFAKNHQPNIPSKQFAGTSPAKTKYADAVQELDYNVGRILDKVEEMGIAENTLIIYTVDNGSWQDVYPDCGYTPFRGTKGTDREGGSRVPAYAMWKNVISPGSECFDVTGGLDFMATFASLAGVELPTEDQEGKPTIFDSYDMLPLLTGHSSDFKRDAWYYFTERELAPGAIRVGRWKFVFNMRGDNGATPGSDKPSPLLGWTGPEMYVATVPQVYDLWQDPQERYDVFMNSFTESTWTVPMMSLHLEKILNSYIKYPPRPVQSEGYSGSLTITRFRELMKINGELKEKGFKFKITSH, from the coding sequence ATGAGAAAAAACTTTCAATTTTTTGTTTTTATTGTGGCATTGTGTCTAACTTTTTCTATAGATGCATTTGCGCAAAGAAGTAAAAAGAAAAATAATTTAAAAGGATCTAAGCCGAACATCATAATGATTGTGTCTGATGATACGGGATGGGGGGATTTTACTTCATATGGCGGAGGTCTTGGGCGTGGTATAAAATGCCCTAGCATGGATCGCCTTGATAAAGAAGGTATGCAGTTTTGGGATTTTTATGGGCAACCAAGTTGTACGCCAGGAAGAGCTGCGATGCAAACGGGACGTATTCCTAATCGAAGTGGAATGACGACTGTTGCTTTTCAAGGTCAAGGTGGAGGTTTACCTGCTGCTGAATGGACTATTGCTGAAGTGTTGAAAAGTGCCGGTTATCAGACTTTCTTTAGTGGCAAGTGGCACTTGGGTGAGAGTGATTATGCCCTTCCGAATGCTCAAGGATATGATATTATGAAAAATGTTGTCTTATATCACCTGAATGCATATACTTACACCATGCCATCTTTTCATCCTGGAATGACTGAAGAGCAAATAGATTTTTTTAAAAAAGTAACTACGGGTATTCTGGAAGGAAAAGCCAATGAGCCTGCGAAAGAAGTAGAGAAGGTGACAAAAGAAAATATAGGGGAATTAGATATGGTGATGATGGAGAATGTATTGCCACAAATTGAGACCTATGCCAAAAGTAAGAAGCCGTTCTTTATGAGTATTAATTTTGCAAAGAACCATCAACCAAATATCCCTTCGAAACAGTTTGCTGGAACTTCTCCTGCTAAAACAAAGTATGCTGATGCGGTTCAAGAGTTGGACTATAATGTTGGTCGTATTCTTGATAAGGTTGAAGAGATGGGGATCGCTGAGAATACATTAATTATATACACTGTTGATAATGGTTCTTGGCAAGATGTGTATCCAGATTGTGGGTATACTCCTTTCCGAGGTACTAAAGGTACAGATAGAGAGGGTGGTTCAAGAGTTCCTGCATATGCAATGTGGAAAAATGTAATTAGTCCCGGTTCCGAGTGCTTTGATGTAACTGGTGGTTTAGACTTTATGGCTACATTTGCAAGTCTAGCAGGAGTTGAATTACCAACGGAAGACCAAGAAGGTAAACCAACAATCTTTGATAGTTATGATATGCTTCCATTGTTAACTGGTCATTCTTCCGATTTTAAAAGAGATGCTTGGTATTATTTTACAGAGAGAGAACTAGCGCCAGGAGCAATTCGGGTTGGTCGATGGAAATTTGTATTTAATATGAGGGGTGATAATGGTGCTACTCCTGGATCTGATAAGCCATCTCCATTATTAGGATGGACAGGTCCAGAGATGTATGTGGCAACTGTTCCTCAAGTTTATGATTTATGGCAGGATCCTCAAGAGAGATATGATGTCTTTATGAATTCATTTACAGAAAGTACCTGGACTGTACCAATGATGTCTCTTCATTTAGAAAAAATTCTTAATTCATATATCAAGTATCCGCCAAGACCTGTTCAGAGTGAAGGTTACTCTGGCTCATTAACGATTACTCGATTTAGAGAATTGATGAAGATCAATGGAGAATTAAAGGAGAAAGGATTTAAATTTAAAATCACTTCACATTAG
- a CDS encoding prolyl oligopeptidase family serine peptidase: MCRSLLLVLFLIIGNSIISFGQKRSLEIDDFADWNRIGMSRLSNNGEWLMYQIKPNHGDAMLVLKSVEGSVLHRFERGEKGVFFPNNNSIAFIEKAPLDSIRTKLVDGDKAPKSSIKVYSILKDSLLTVNEVSSFKISKEKQSWLAFTSEVELETKKDSVQSKDANVDKDDTNKSKGKETKTNLYIVNGVSLDTMIVRKVTNFVLSERGHTLAYVQHKDDSLKHASLFYLNLNDGSVKKVLSSDNASFEKLTLDKEGFQLAYMFSSDTTKIKHFVCNFYEGRKDANKTISYLNDSKLHEGMEPSINRSIEFSEDGGRLYFGVQYPKTKAPKDSLMKNEKARLDLWSWNDKDIQPRQLVNLSKDKKRSFVALYQIKKDHVIAMNDSSCLSFDIPNKGLGDYAIGIDNLPYRLSYSWSALWGGDYYAFDLKSGKKELIAKNIQDVDLSPDGRFAIYYQWSDSTYYAKDLKRDNTFALTDELTTSFYDVSHDTPSSPSPYGVMGFGSDRTVYVYDEFDVWKIDLTQKKAPHRITSGRSENLKYRYIRLDKEEDYVSERPLFYVTNKETMSTAYAYLDRSTNALKEYMKGDYMLSYPVKAKSADVLKWSKQTYRIYPDYFTSNLEFNNSTKQTDINPQQKDFKWGNIKMVKWVSFNGDSLKGLLVTPENMDKGKKYPMMCYFYERYSDRLHQYWLPSPSRSTINKSLYPSNDYVLFIPDVYYREGYPGQSAYDAIVSGAYAMCERYDFIDRFKMALQGQSWGGYQTAYLITQTNMFAAAMAGAPVSNMTSAYGGIRWGSGLSREFQYEQTQSRIGGTLWDKPMQYIENSPVFYAPKVRTPLLIMHNDEDGAVPWYQGIEYFMALRRLQKPVWMLQYNGQPHNLSADAWGDRIDLSRRMLQFFNHYLKGEPAPKWMNEGVKAINKGEDLGY, encoded by the coding sequence ATGTGTAGAAGTTTACTTTTAGTATTGTTTCTTATTATTGGGAATAGTATCATTAGTTTTGGTCAGAAAAGATCTCTAGAAATAGATGATTTCGCTGATTGGAATCGTATTGGAATGAGTCGTTTGTCTAATAACGGAGAGTGGCTAATGTATCAAATTAAACCCAATCATGGTGATGCGATGTTAGTTCTTAAGTCTGTTGAAGGTAGTGTGTTGCATCGTTTCGAAAGAGGAGAAAAAGGTGTCTTCTTTCCTAATAATAATTCGATTGCATTTATCGAAAAAGCACCATTAGACTCTATTCGAACGAAGTTGGTCGATGGTGATAAAGCTCCGAAGTCAAGTATTAAGGTGTATTCTATCTTAAAAGATTCATTGTTGACAGTCAATGAAGTATCGAGTTTTAAGATATCAAAAGAGAAGCAAAGTTGGTTGGCATTTACTTCTGAAGTAGAGCTCGAAACGAAGAAGGATTCTGTCCAATCAAAAGATGCTAACGTTGATAAAGATGACACGAACAAAAGTAAAGGCAAGGAGACAAAGACGAATCTATATATTGTCAATGGAGTGAGTCTGGATACGATGATTGTTCGCAAAGTAACAAATTTTGTTTTGTCCGAAAGAGGTCATACCCTTGCATATGTACAACATAAGGATGATTCTCTTAAACATGCATCTTTGTTTTATCTTAATTTGAACGATGGAAGTGTAAAAAAGGTTCTTTCTAGTGATAATGCCTCATTTGAAAAACTTACATTAGACAAAGAGGGGTTTCAATTAGCATATATGTTTAGTTCTGATACAACTAAGATAAAACATTTTGTATGTAACTTTTATGAAGGTAGAAAAGATGCAAATAAAACGATATCATATTTAAATGACTCAAAATTGCATGAAGGTATGGAGCCGTCCATAAATCGTTCGATTGAATTTTCTGAAGATGGAGGTCGATTGTACTTTGGGGTACAATACCCTAAAACAAAAGCTCCTAAAGATAGTCTTATGAAGAATGAAAAAGCAAGACTTGATTTATGGTCATGGAACGATAAAGATATTCAACCAAGACAACTTGTCAATCTTTCTAAAGATAAGAAACGCTCTTTCGTCGCACTATATCAAATTAAAAAGGATCATGTTATTGCAATGAATGATTCAAGTTGTTTGTCGTTTGATATTCCCAATAAGGGATTAGGGGATTATGCTATTGGAATTGATAATTTGCCATATCGTTTATCTTATAGTTGGAGTGCACTATGGGGAGGTGATTATTATGCTTTTGACTTAAAAAGTGGAAAGAAAGAGCTTATTGCTAAAAATATTCAAGATGTTGATTTATCGCCTGATGGTAGATTTGCTATTTATTATCAGTGGAGTGATAGTACGTATTATGCTAAAGACCTAAAGAGAGATAATACTTTTGCTCTTACAGACGAGCTTACGACCTCGTTTTATGATGTGTCACATGATACACCATCATCACCTTCTCCATATGGCGTGATGGGGTTTGGATCTGATCGTACTGTATATGTGTACGATGAGTTTGATGTTTGGAAAATAGATTTAACTCAAAAGAAAGCCCCTCATCGAATTACGAGTGGTCGAAGTGAAAATTTGAAATATAGGTATATTCGTCTAGATAAAGAGGAGGATTATGTGTCAGAGAGACCATTGTTCTATGTGACGAATAAAGAGACGATGTCAACTGCTTATGCCTATTTGGATCGTTCAACAAATGCTCTTAAGGAATATATGAAAGGGGACTATATGTTGAGCTACCCTGTAAAAGCGAAGAGTGCTGATGTCTTGAAATGGAGCAAACAGACATATCGAATTTATCCAGATTATTTTACTTCAAATTTAGAGTTTAATAATTCAACCAAACAAACTGATATTAACCCACAACAAAAGGACTTTAAATGGGGGAATATCAAGATGGTCAAATGGGTTAGCTTTAATGGAGATTCTTTAAAAGGGTTACTTGTGACTCCTGAAAATATGGATAAAGGTAAGAAATATCCAATGATGTGTTATTTTTATGAACGATATTCAGATCGTTTACACCAATATTGGCTGCCTTCTCCGAGTAGATCTACGATAAATAAATCACTATACCCAAGTAATGATTATGTGTTATTTATTCCAGATGTCTATTATCGAGAGGGATATCCAGGGCAAAGTGCTTATGATGCGATTGTAAGTGGTGCATATGCTATGTGTGAAAGGTATGATTTTATCGATAGATTTAAAATGGCCTTACAAGGTCAAAGTTGGGGGGGCTACCAAACAGCATATCTTATTACACAAACAAATATGTTTGCTGCAGCGATGGCTGGTGCACCTGTAAGTAATATGACTAGTGCATATGGAGGAATACGATGGGGTTCTGGGTTAAGTCGTGAATTCCAATATGAGCAGACGCAAAGTAGAATTGGAGGAACTCTTTGGGACAAACCAATGCAGTATATCGAAAATTCACCAGTATTTTATGCGCCTAAAGTTCGTACTCCACTCTTAATTATGCATAATGATGAAGATGGGGCTGTGCCATGGTATCAAGGGATTGAATATTTTATGGCATTGCGTCGCTTACAAAAGCCTGTCTGGATGTTGCAATATAACGGTCAGCCTCATAATCTTAGTGCCGATGCATGGGGCGATCGAATTGACTTAAGCCGTAGAATGCTTCAGTTCTTTAATCATTACTTGAAAGGAGAGCCTGCACCTAAGTGGATGAATGAGGGAGTTAAAGCCATCAATAAAGGTGAAGATCTAGGTTATTAG
- a CDS encoding family 20 glycosylhydrolase — MKKTQWCVVLVCIVISLMSCKKNDTLTVNEVNIIPNPQSLTIQNGHFKLSSKTTINIDLDKFNPILQNQFHKEIDSSSLSILDLKVNPNSKSNSIILSYDAQIEDEAYELLITEENINIKASSNAGAFYALQTIKQMIPAEMLGCKQVNIPCLEISDKPAFKWRGYMLDVSRHFFPIKNLYEVIDHISSIKMNRFHIHLADDQGWRIEIDSYPQLNKIGSWRVDYINTDESKSNWWGRPAQKEKDKATYGGYYTKKELKALIKYAQEKHIEIIPEIDVPGHSQEILASYPFLSCFPDKKYHVATGGVFKDNTICPSNPKSYEFLDAIITEVAEIFPSKYLHIGGDECNKKNWNSHTQCKNFMHQHHLKDAHELQSYFIKQVEKIVNSKGKELIGWDEIIQGGLSPNATVMSWRGEKGGINAAKQGHDVIMAPNYANYLDLKQGQPNYEPNLGYSSCLLSTCYNYHVIPKNLNPEQAKHILGTEGCLWTESISDWNKWAYMTFPRIYAVAENGWTNEEQQNFDHFIQRLRVQLKKLDKKNIRYAKSVFNPRIYHKGVGNKIEIKLDSELNSPEIHYTLDGTSPTKQSPLYKKPITIDQTSILKAGIFKDGELLGNIIQDQFIIHDAKDAKVINLNTDNKKIGLETLVDLSYGLLDFRGDNHWCTFDNNMDVEIQLCKSINISKVQFAALRFTHQRYYLPTSITIEGSSDGINFKQIGHLNCKEQAIIQGRDIENLSIPCKASNIKYVRVHAKNITKIPKSHSKQGQHAKLRIDEIVIL, encoded by the coding sequence ATGAAAAAAACACAATGGTGTGTTGTTCTTGTATGCATCGTAATTTCTCTGATGTCATGTAAAAAAAACGACACGTTAACAGTTAATGAAGTAAACATTATACCAAACCCTCAATCGCTCACAATTCAAAATGGACATTTCAAACTCTCCTCTAAGACCACAATAAACATTGATCTTGATAAATTCAATCCAATTCTTCAAAACCAATTTCATAAAGAAATTGATTCATCATCTCTCTCCATCCTAGATTTAAAGGTCAATCCTAATTCAAAAAGCAATAGTATCATCCTATCATATGATGCACAAATTGAAGATGAAGCATATGAACTTTTAATTACTGAAGAGAACATAAACATTAAAGCATCATCAAATGCAGGTGCTTTCTATGCATTACAGACTATTAAGCAGATGATTCCTGCAGAGATGCTTGGATGCAAGCAAGTAAATATCCCTTGCTTAGAAATATCTGACAAGCCTGCATTTAAATGGAGAGGATATATGTTAGATGTTTCTAGGCATTTCTTCCCTATCAAGAACTTGTATGAAGTAATTGATCATATTTCGAGCATTAAGATGAATCGTTTCCATATCCACCTCGCAGATGATCAAGGATGGAGAATTGAAATTGACAGCTACCCTCAATTAAATAAAATAGGTTCATGGAGAGTCGATTATATTAACACGGATGAATCAAAGAGTAATTGGTGGGGACGTCCAGCACAGAAGGAGAAAGACAAAGCTACGTATGGAGGGTACTATACAAAGAAAGAGTTAAAGGCCTTAATTAAATATGCACAAGAAAAGCATATTGAGATAATCCCAGAAATCGATGTACCTGGACACTCTCAAGAGATTCTTGCTTCTTATCCATTCCTATCTTGCTTCCCCGACAAAAAATACCATGTTGCTACTGGAGGAGTCTTTAAAGATAATACGATTTGCCCTTCCAATCCGAAAAGTTATGAATTTCTAGATGCCATCATTACTGAAGTCGCAGAGATATTTCCTTCAAAATATTTACACATAGGTGGTGATGAGTGCAATAAAAAAAATTGGAATAGTCACACTCAGTGTAAAAACTTCATGCATCAACACCACTTAAAAGATGCACATGAACTTCAAAGTTACTTTATCAAACAAGTAGAGAAGATAGTTAATTCTAAAGGAAAAGAATTAATTGGATGGGATGAGATAATCCAAGGAGGCTTATCTCCTAATGCCACTGTAATGTCATGGAGAGGAGAAAAGGGAGGAATCAATGCAGCTAAGCAAGGTCATGACGTTATTATGGCTCCAAACTATGCAAACTATCTTGATCTAAAACAAGGACAACCAAATTATGAACCAAACCTAGGATATTCAAGCTGCCTTCTTTCGACATGTTACAACTACCATGTGATCCCTAAGAATTTAAACCCTGAGCAAGCAAAACATATACTAGGAACCGAAGGATGTTTATGGACAGAATCCATTTCTGATTGGAATAAGTGGGCATATATGACTTTCCCACGTATTTATGCGGTAGCAGAAAACGGATGGACGAATGAAGAACAACAAAATTTCGATCATTTTATTCAAAGGCTAAGAGTACAACTAAAGAAGCTTGACAAAAAAAATATTCGTTATGCAAAGAGTGTTTTTAACCCTAGAATCTATCATAAAGGTGTAGGAAATAAAATTGAAATCAAGCTAGATTCAGAACTTAATTCCCCAGAAATCCACTACACACTAGATGGAACTTCTCCAACGAAACAGAGTCCATTGTATAAAAAGCCAATAACAATAGACCAAACGAGTATCCTAAAAGCAGGGATCTTCAAAGATGGAGAGCTTCTAGGCAATATAATACAAGACCAATTCATTATCCACGATGCAAAAGATGCAAAAGTAATTAACTTAAATACAGATAATAAAAAAATAGGATTAGAAACACTAGTTGATCTATCTTATGGACTATTAGACTTTAGAGGAGACAACCACTGGTGTACATTTGATAATAATATGGATGTAGAAATTCAACTGTGCAAATCTATTAATATCAGCAAAGTTCAATTTGCGGCCTTACGTTTTACTCATCAACGTTATTATCTACCAACCAGTATTACGATTGAAGGCTCAAGTGATGGAATTAACTTTAAACAGATAGGCCATCTCAATTGCAAAGAGCAAGCAATTATTCAAGGAAGAGACATTGAGAATTTATCAATCCCGTGTAAAGCGAGTAATATAAAATACGTGAGAGTTCATGCAAAGAATATCACTAAAATACCGAAATCACATTCAAAGCAGGGACAGCATGCCAAGCTTAGAATCGATGAAATTGTTATTCTTTAA
- a CDS encoding ROK family protein: MSVNYAIGVDLGGTFIKFALVDQEGNKITDGITATQTEKGCEVVINNIIASIDEMLRFDPNITSSVIGIGIGTPGIVENGVVIGGAENLPNWFDLSLAEKLEKRFSLPVFIDNDANLMGLGEVGFGAAKSSSDIVFLTVGTGIGGAMYLNGQLYSGYRNRGGELGHMIIKSDGVDCECGAKGCLEAYASTTALVKDYVSHCDHGDKGAVDGKYIIAKYKSNDSLAQDVMNRHWDYLGDGIVGIINLFAPQKVVIGGGISEAGEFYFEALRQKVANKVMSETSQFTEIVPAELGNAAGIFGAVSLVFNSNKN; the protein is encoded by the coding sequence ATGAGCGTTAATTATGCGATAGGTGTTGACCTTGGTGGAACTTTTATCAAGTTTGCTTTGGTTGACCAAGAAGGGAACAAAATAACAGATGGGATAACAGCTACTCAGACTGAAAAAGGATGTGAAGTGGTAATAAACAATATCATTGCATCTATTGATGAGATGTTGAGATTTGATCCAAATATAACCTCTAGTGTTATTGGGATCGGAATTGGGACTCCAGGTATAGTAGAGAATGGGGTGGTCATTGGAGGTGCTGAGAATTTGCCAAACTGGTTTGATCTTTCATTGGCTGAAAAATTAGAAAAGCGTTTTAGTTTACCTGTGTTTATTGATAATGATGCAAATCTAATGGGACTAGGTGAAGTCGGTTTTGGAGCTGCAAAGTCATCATCTGATATTGTTTTTTTAACTGTAGGGACAGGAATTGGTGGTGCTATGTATTTAAATGGTCAACTCTATTCTGGATATAGAAACCGTGGTGGTGAATTAGGACACATGATTATTAAGAGTGATGGAGTTGATTGTGAATGTGGTGCGAAAGGGTGTTTAGAGGCATACGCATCCACAACGGCTCTTGTAAAAGACTATGTAAGTCATTGCGATCATGGGGATAAGGGAGCCGTGGATGGTAAATACATCATCGCTAAATATAAGAGTAATGATTCATTAGCACAAGATGTGATGAATCGTCATTGGGACTATCTTGGTGATGGCATTGTTGGTATAATAAATCTCTTTGCACCTCAAAAGGTCGTTATTGGTGGAGGAATTTCTGAAGCTGGTGAGTTCTATTTTGAGGCTTTGAGACAAAAAGTAGCAAATAAGGTGATGAGCGAGACTTCTCAGTTTACTGAGATTGTACCTGCAGAGTTAGGTAATGCAGCAGGAATATTTGGAGCTGTATCGTTAGTGTTTAACTCTAATAAAAATTAG
- a CDS encoding MFS transporter yields MGRNKIIVLMILITWFVISFVTNILGPIMPAIIDNYQLSLTMASFLPFSFFLAYGIMSIPAGVMIERIGEKRSMLVAFLLTLSGSAIFAFIPTYSMALVSLFILGIGMAMLQVIINPLMRAAAGEEHFAFYSVLGQLVFGAASFVSPKVYTYLVGQLEPTAKMNAVKSFFMGRIPDALPWISLYWIFTVLFIVMLVFIAVLKFPKVELQEDEKTSSKQEYMSLLKKPLVWMFTLGIMAYVGTEQGLANWMSQFLSQYHGVDPVKVGADVVGTFWGNMSIGCLVGLLLLKLLDSQLVLKCFTISSMVALGVALFGSAEAAVLSFKVLGFLISVMFSIIFSLALNSYTNNPGAFSGILCSGIFGGALVPMIIGTLGDVIGLRIAMMFLFITLSYILFIAFYAKPEIKNKTIFSNKNK; encoded by the coding sequence ATGGGGAGAAATAAGATAATAGTATTGATGATATTAATCACATGGTTCGTAATATCTTTTGTGACAAATATCTTGGGACCCATTATGCCTGCGATAATTGATAATTATCAATTAAGCTTAACGATGGCCTCCTTTTTGCCTTTTTCATTCTTTCTTGCTTATGGAATTATGTCTATTCCTGCAGGTGTAATGATCGAGAGAATTGGTGAAAAGAGATCAATGTTAGTCGCATTCTTATTGACATTAAGTGGAAGTGCAATATTTGCTTTTATTCCAACTTACTCTATGGCTTTAGTATCATTGTTTATCCTTGGGATTGGTATGGCAATGTTACAAGTAATTATTAATCCATTAATGAGAGCTGCAGCTGGAGAGGAACATTTTGCTTTTTATTCTGTATTGGGACAATTAGTTTTTGGCGCAGCATCTTTTGTTAGCCCCAAAGTTTATACCTATTTGGTTGGTCAATTGGAACCAACTGCCAAAATGAATGCAGTTAAATCCTTCTTTATGGGGCGTATTCCCGATGCCTTACCATGGATCTCATTATATTGGATATTTACAGTGTTATTTATTGTAATGCTTGTTTTTATCGCGGTACTTAAATTTCCAAAAGTAGAGTTACAAGAGGATGAGAAGACAAGTAGCAAGCAGGAGTATATGTCACTTCTTAAGAAACCGTTAGTTTGGATGTTCACTCTTGGAATTATGGCATACGTTGGAACAGAACAAGGATTGGCAAATTGGATGAGTCAATTTCTTAGTCAGTATCATGGCGTTGATCCTGTAAAAGTAGGTGCTGATGTTGTGGGGACATTTTGGGGAAATATGTCGATAGGATGTCTTGTTGGACTGCTGTTGTTAAAATTGTTAGATTCTCAGCTTGTATTGAAATGTTTCACGATTTCAAGTATGGTCGCTTTAGGTGTAGCACTATTCGGCTCTGCTGAGGCTGCTGTTTTATCATTTAAAGTGCTTGGGTTTTTAATTTCAGTAATGTTCTCTATTATATTCTCTTTAGCATTGAATAGTTATACTAACAATCCTGGAGCTTTTTCTGGAATCCTTTGTTCCGGAATATTTGGCGGTGCTTTAGTTCCAATGATAATAGGAACTTTAGGAGATGTTATTGGATTAAGAATTGCCATGATGTTCTTGTTTATAACGCTTAGTTATATTCTTTTTATTGCATTTTATGCAAAACCCGAGATTAAGAACAAGACAATATTTAGTAATAAGAATAAATAA